In the genome of Desulfosporosinus sp. Sb-LF, the window AAGTTATGATTTGTTATTCTCGTATGATCAATGCCGATCCCGATATAAAATATTTTTTTATCGGGATTGCTAGCAAACCCAGTTATCGTGATTCCCGGCTCTTTGCTAAGTTGATTAATATTTTTCGCTAACGCATTCCCAACTTCCGAAAACTGTTTTATTTCTTGTCCTTTATAACAACCTGCAATAAGTAAAATTACACTCATTAACCCAAGGAATACAATCATATAACGAAAAGTGCACTTCATATAACACCCCCTTAAACAATTTCCTTTGCGTTACATTTGCAAATTCGGACAAAAATATCTATGACGTGATCAAAAATGAACTGTAATGTTGGTAAAACCGGACAAATTGTTAGAATTGTAATCGGCGTAGCAATCGTTCTATCAGGTTTATACTTGAATAATATCAGTCCAGCGAACACAACGCTACGCCAATCCAACGGATAATTTCATTGCTAAATATTTCGGCTCCTAATTTAGACATTTTTCAATCCCTGCAGAATATATAGCAAAAAGAATTCTTTTTTGGAGGTTAATGTGATGAGTGAGATCAATTATGAAAGGCATAAAAAAGGTAGATACTCTGACCCTTCTCCCTACCCTGAGGTGAAAGTTCTTGGCCCTAATCTCAATTATGCTGAAATATTAATGGATGACTATGCGGGTGTAGTCAGTGAGTTTACTGCCATTAGCCAATACCTTTATCATTATTTCTCATTTAAACAAATTGATAAGGAACTTGGTGAGTTACTAGAAAATGTAGCAATAACTGAAATGCTACACATGGAAATTCTGGCAGACACAATAAAAAAACTAGGGGGGAATCCTGTAATAAGAGGCTCCAATAGTGCTTTACATGACAATTTTTGGTCGGGAAAATACATTTATTATGGAACTAATCTTTGTAAGCAATTAAAAGCAGACATTGATGCAGAATATAAAGCAATTGCAGCATACCAAAAACACATTTACTACATTGGAGATTTTCATGTTCAAGCAATACTCCAGCGAATCATATTGGATGAAAAAGTTCATATCTCTCTCTTTAGTCAAGCCCTTCAAAAATTTTGTGGTTGTCAATATCCGTCGCTCAAATAAACCAGACGGAGAACACAGTTGAAACCAGCATCATAAGCCGCTTTCAACTGTGTTTTTTATTGAGACTAACTACAGTCTCTACGTGCATGGATGGGTATAGCTCTAGGTGCTTAAACCATTGATTTTTCAATGTTATCTTTGTGTTGCGTAACTACTGTTCATGAATTCAGCATGAACCTTTTTTAATAATTCTGGAATTTCTAAAGTCTGTGGGCAATTTCCTGTACAGATTCCACAAGACACACATTGATCCGCACCAGAACCCGAAGGCACCAAATTACTTAGATAAACTACTGTGTCTATCACATGTGATTTCATAAGCTGCTGGCTGTTATAAAGCTTAAATATCTCTGGAATTGTTACACCTTGTGGACATGGCATACAGTATCTACAACCGGTGCAGCCAATGCTCTTTTTTGCTTCATAAGCCTCACGAATCATTTTAATTAAATTCAGATCTTCTTTTGACATAACATTTGGAGCTGCGAGTTCAAAAATCTCTAAATTATCCTTTAACTGTTGCAAAGTGCTTGTACCGCTTAAAATTACAGATACTTCTGGCATGTTGTAAAGCCATCTAAAACACCACTCTACCAAAGAACGTTTTTCCGGATATCGATTAATTAAATCCTGTGCTTCGTGTGGAACAGTATTTAGTATATAGCCCCCTCTGAGCGGTTCCATTATAACTGCTGCTAAGCCTTTATCTGCTGCATATTTCAAACCTTCAACACCAACTTGTTGTTTCTCATCCAGTATATTAAGCTGAATTTGAGCCATCTCCCAATCATAGGTGTCTACAATTTCTTTAAATGCCTTTAAGGTATTGTGAATAGAAAAAGCTTTATGAGCTATTTTCCCCTTTTTTACCATTTTATCCAAAAAAGTAAGACCATCAAATTTCTTTACCTTCTCCCAATTGCCATGATTCATATTATGCAAAAGATATACGTCGATATAATCTGTTCCAAGTCGTACCAATTCTTCATCTAGATATTTTTCGAAGTCTTCATGTTTGTTTATGTTCCAAATAGGACTTTTGGTAGCTAAATAGGTTTTGTTTCTATAACCATCCTTTAAAGCTTTTCCTGTTATGATCTCGCTATCTTTATAAATAAAGGCGGTATCAAGATAATTCACCCCATTATCAATGGCGTAACGTACCATTTCAATAGCTTCTTTTTCATCTGAAGGGAATCGCATGCAACCAAGTCCAAATTTAGACACTTTCATCCCCGTTTTTCCATATTGTGCATATTCCATATTGTTTCACTTCTTTCTATACATCTACCTTCAATATCCCGACCTGGTAATTGCAAGACATTACATTTAGCCTTACTAGTATATCTCAACTTTCCCACAGTTTTAAAAACGCCTCTTAAGATATTTTCATTGTATATCTTAGAATACACTCTAAATCAATAGTTAGATGTGCCAATAAAAGAAACCGTGGGATGCCCTCGAAAAGCTGCACTTCCCATGGTTTTATGGCTAATAAAATACGCGAGGCTTGAAGAACCAAGTTACATTTTTCTTATTGTGTAATAAATAATCCAACAATTATTTAATTATTTGCTGCAATAATTTCTTTTAAAGTTACATTTTCATTCATAAACCGTGCATTCGGATTACTTTCTTTCTTTAATCGGATCGCCTTTTGTGGACAAAGGTTTATACAGGCAAGACAAAATTCACAATTCCCCCCATATATTGGTTTAAACTCGTCGAGTTTCATATTGTCACGAGGGCAAACCTTTACACACGTTCCACAATGATTACAGTCATCCCCAATGGAAAAATCTTTATCTGTATTAAAGTTTGGATTTATTCTGTAGAAGTATTGGATGGCTTTGGTCCACATAGAATCAGAGAACGTTTCACTCCTGATAAATTGCTTCACTTGATTCACGTCGTTCAACAAACGGCTCAAATTTTCTTCAATATTTTTCTTTTTCATCTTTTGTTTATCAATATTAAATATTGGTAAATAGTTGTCAACCATGAGCAAACCGTCTGCATATTGAATATGAATATTATTCTCCTTCGCAAACCGAACAAACCAATTGACACCGCCTGCAAGCTTGTTTCCATAGGTCATAATAACAAAAATATAAGGGCATTTGAGGGTGATCTTCTCTATAAATTCGCGGACAATATTGGGAGCAGCAAATCCGTAACAGGGAAATACCAGGCCTATTTTTTCATCTTCAAAATGAAATTGATTGCTTTTTAAGACTTTTGGTATCGAATAAAGTTCCCCTCCAAATCTCTTTGCGACTTCTAAACAGTTACCAGTAGCGGTAAAATAAAATACTTTCATATAATCATCTCCATTGATTCTATCTTTCTTTGTCTAACAAACTCTTGAGTTTTCGAAAATGACCACTTTTGTGGGTAAAAATAACGGTTTATACTTTTATATTTTTATAACTATCGAATCGAATTATAAATTTTAAAACCTGTATTATTTATGATGTAATGATAACAATTTGCTAACTTCCTCAATTAACTCTTCATTCACTCTGCAGATTAAAAATTTTCCTTTTTTTTCTGTACTAATCAAATCGGCATTCACCAATTCTTTTATATGATGTGAAATAGTAGGAGCACCGATATTCAAAGAACTGATGATATCTGTAACAAAGCATTCACAGTCGGTTTGAAAACTAGATTCATGCATCTCAGCAATTTTGAAATACAATTCTAGTCTATTAGGATTCGATAATGCCTTGAATATCTTTGCCGCTTTTTTAGTGTCCATATTCCAACTCCAAACTCATCATATAAGGATTCGACAACTATCGAATTAATTTTAACTGTTCTAAATGATCCTGTCAACACCGGACGAGATAAAACGTTCTGTCCGTTCATGGAATACCATAACACTTATAAACCTCCAATCCAGTAACACAACTTGCCCTGGTCACCACAATAGAGCTATATTTTATAGGTAAAACAAAATGCGTTAGTGTGAGAATTCTATCTTCTCAACCAACGATTAAATATTTCTTCATCGACCTCTTCCAGTTATTGTAACCGAATTTAACTCACAATGTTTTCACATTCGCCCAACACCTCTCTCACTTCAACCCCCACCTTGAATACAAACACTTTTAATTCTTATATTCTACCTCCTCAGAAACAAAAAATGTGTTGGTGAGAGAACTTCATTCCCCTCAACCAACGCATTTTTTGTTTGTTCATTGAATACTCCGGATTAATTTTTGGGTATAACTGTACTTTGGATAATGGGAAGCCCATTCTCAACCTTGACTTCGATTTGAAGAATCATATACTTTTAAATAGCTAAATAAATGTGATAATATAATAACAAAAATAATACTCAAAAAGCCGAAGGGAAATTAAAGATGACTAATCAAAATTCAGCTGACATTATTGCTAAATTTGATCAGGTTTATCCAGTATATTACGATTTTGCAAATGTTATCGAAAACTTATTAAAAGGGATACTTCAGCTTAAGGGTATTAACGTTCACTCAATCACTTCCCGGGTAAAAAGCCGAGAAAGCTTAAAGAGAAAAGTAAATCGGGAAGATGATAAATATACAAAATTAGAAGATATCACCGATTTAGCTGGTATTCGGATTATCACCTACTTTGCTGACCAAGTGGATCTAATCGCGAGTATCGTCGAGGAGGAATTTGAAGTAGACCGGTCAAATTCCGTGGACAAGCGAGAATTGATTGACCCCGAGAAATTTGGATATTTGTCCCTTCATTATGTTGTCAAACTTCCATCCTTTAGACTTCAGCTTATCGAGTACCAACGATTTAAAGATTGCAAAGTGGAAATTCAAATCCGCTCCATCCTTCAACATACGTGGGCTGAAATTGAACACGACTTAGGTTATAAAAATGAACACGCAGTTCCTCGAGAAATCCGGAGAAGTTTCTCGCGACTAGCTGGATTACTGGAGTTGGCGGATGAAGAGTTTATCAAAATTCGTTCCAACCTTGCGCATTACGAGGCCGAAGTTGAAGCTCAGATCGAAAAGACCCCCACGACGGTGCTCATCAATCAGGCCTCGCTAAAATCTTATGTTCTAAAATCCGTACATATCCGGAAACTCGACCAGAAGATTAGTCATATCGTCAACGCTGATTTAGAACTAAAGGATCGTTTTTTCGGCTATCTCACTACAGTCTTTAGTTACCTCGGAGTGAAAACCATTGGGGAACTCGACCAAATTGTTCAGGACATTGGAGATGATCTCTTAAATTTCCCTCGAAGTGGGCTCAAAAACAAACAGGGCGAAAAGGTCAATTGGGGTACTTCTTTATTCTACTTAGCATATGCAATCGTCGGCCGAAGCGGTTCCCCTGAGCAAGTATCTGAATATCTTGAGCACTTCAAAATCGAAACGACTGAGAGTCGGCAAGAGCTCATTCAACAAATCCTTGAAGCCTATACCTCAAACCCCTAAAGAAAGGTCATAGCCGAAATTGGCTATGCTTTTCTAGAGACCTTACTATTGATCGTCTATCAGTAAGTGCTAATAATAGAATATTTAATCCACAGAAATAAAATGGTGCATCGATTTGCCTTTTATCCCCATTCTTATTAACTTCTAATTAAAAACATAAACAACCTCCCTTTGCACAGCAAAGGGAGGTTGTTTATGTTTTTAATTAGATAGAATCAATACACAGTTTAAGAATAATTCGAGCACCTCTAAACTGGGAGGTTAGCGAACTCTTCAACAGCCTGTGATTCCTTGGCTAAGAAAAATGCATCGTTTCCGTTGTTACTTTCGTAAATAAAATCTTTTAAGTTTTTACTTGTATAACCGGAAAAATCACCGATAATAGCCATCTTAACATCATAGTTGACAAACTTTTGCAAAATTCCTCCTGCAGGTTAGTTTTTAAGTCGAAAAAGGCTCCTTGAATTCTTCAAAGTGGGCATTTCCTGGAAACGGACAACTTCAGATTAACTTACCAATACATCATAGTCTAAGAATAACTGAAAGTTAGTTCTATTCTAGTTCGTGTCACGTAATTAGATATTTATAAACTTTGTCGCGATATTCCGGTTGAAAGTGTTATCATGCTCTACAAACAAAATAGTCGGTTGGTATTCAAGCAATAGCTCTTCGATTTGTATGCGGGAAATTACATCAATATAGTTGAGGGGTTCGTCCCAAATGAATAAATGAGCTTGTTCGCATAGACTTTTAGCAATTAGCACTTTTTTCTTTTGGCCGCCACTAAAAGTTGACATGTCCTTTTCGAATTGAACTCTGGAAAAACCGAGCTTTCGTAGAGTAGACTTAAAAAGGCTTTCATCAATCTCGTTATTTGTAGCATAGTCTGTTAGATTACCCTGAAGATGCGATGTGTCCTGTGAAACATGAGATATTTTAAGCTGACTTCCTTTCCGAAAAGTGCCTGCATAGTTAATATTTTCGTCACAAATAAGTTTGATAATAGTTGATTTTCCAGAGCCATTTTTACCTTTAAGGGCTATTCGGTTTCCTCGCTCGATGGTAAAGCCTACATCTTTGCAAACTATTTTTTCATCCAAAAAAATCGAAACATTTTCAAGTTCAGCAAGTAGGTTTTTATGATAAGTGAGCGGGGAAATCTTTAGGCTATCGCAGTCCTCAATATTTTTAAGAAGTTTAGTCTTTTCATCAATAGCAGATTGCTTTCTGTTTTCGATTGACTTAGAACTTTTCATCATTTTAGCAGCTTTATGGCCAACATAACCTTTATCCAGCTTGGAGCCAGAATTACGCGTTCCATATTTTGTTTTTTCCACTTCGTGAGACCAGTTGCTCGTTCGTTTTGCAGAATCCGACAAACGACCAATGTCTTTCTTAAGCTTTTCGTTTTCTGCAAGCTCAAAGTTATCCTGTCTTTTTTTATTTTCCCACCAGCTGGAAAAATCGCCTTTTTGGATGTCTATATTGGTCTTATTGATTGAAAGAATATGGTCAATGCAATTATCAAGAAATGCTCTATCATGTGATACTAGAATAAAACCGTTTTTGGTTTTGAGATAATCACTGACAAGCTTTCTTGCATTCATATCAAGATGATTGGTTGGCTCATCAATCAAAAGAAAACAATTTTCCTTAAGAAACAAAGTAGCAAGCAACACTTTCGTTTGTTCTCCGTGGGATAATGAATCAAAAGGCCGATATAAAATATCCTCAGAAACTTCTAGCAATGAAAGTTCACGCATTAACTTCCAATGAAGAAAGTCCGGGAAAATGTCGCTAATTACATCAAGTGTATTATTTTCCTTGTTATCCACGTAAAAAGGAAAGTATTCAAAGCTGACATTTGCAGAAATATTACCTCGATATTCATATTTACCAAGTAACAAATTGAGAAATGTAGTCTTACCTCTACCATTTCTCCCTGTAAACCCTAATTTCCAATCGGTATCTATTTGGAAACTAACGTTCTCAAATAGATTATCATAGCTGCCATCATAGGCAAAGGTCAGATTTGTAACATTTATAAGAGACATATTTTTCCCTCCTGTGCAAAAATAATGAGCTGCAAGAAAGTTAATTCTAGCAGCTCGCAAATACACAGTAAGCCAGACCCAATAGGGTATGGTAAGGATGTATATTATTCCGAGTGAAAAGAAAAGTAACTTTCTTGCATAGCACAATAAAATCAAGAGGTATTGACCACCGTTCCTTAATTCATTATGCTTTAATATTTAGCAAGAAAAATTACGCATCTTTCCAACTCCAATCTTTTTTATCATTCGTTTTCAGATTATACTATTTATCGTTAAAAAAGGCAAATATGGGTTATAAATAAACTTCAAATTATCCTACGAATGCGTCACAGTATAAGAATTAGAAGTTCACTAAATGGGATTTGCTAAGGGGCTCGTGAGTGCCACCTAGGAGGAGACAATAAGGCCCCATTCACTTGACGATAAAATACTCATTAAGCTTAAAACCTCGTACGTCTATTTAGATCATCAACGATTCGGTCTGGAACATCAATATAGCTCACGTTCTGGTTAATTCCGAACCATTTTTAAGCTGCTTCGATGGTAAATCAAGAGAATTTGCTTCCACCGTAAAGGGTTTCTTTCTAAGGAATATTAATTATAACGATGTTTCGAATGAAATCTTTTTGGATGCATTGTTAGAACAGTAGTATAGCCACTCAATTCAGTAAAAGTAAATACAGCTGTCTATAACCATCCTATTTCAACTATTAGATATGCAAGCATTAATTGAGTTACAGCAAAATAATTGAATTTAGACATGATTTCTAACTGGGATTTCTTGTTCTTTAATTTATCTTTACTCTCTCTACAGAGAGCCCCAAAGTTAAACATGAGTTTAAGTTTGAGAATGCTATATATGTAGGTCCTGTTTTGACCTATTTAAAATCCTCAAATAATGGTTAGCTTCTCTTAATACATGATCAGCTAATAATGGAATAATTATGGATTTAATCTTACATGTTAGTAATCCTTCTGTACCAGCCGCTTTAAAGTCCCTAAGAGCACGGGTTGCTGCTATAGTTTCCCCTGTCAACTGGCTAAGAGTTACTACGCCTTGTCCTCCCCCCTGTGCTATATGCTCAAGCCTGTCAAACTGTCCCGCAAAATTATTCGCCTTAAAAATTAGGTCAGATTCTGTTGGATCTAATAAATGGCTAATAAACTCAGCGTGCTCCGCCATTTGCCTATTCCAGAACTTTTCCTCTTCAATAGCTTCCTGCACAAAATCAATGGCCTCACGCCTTTGCAGCCGTTCTAAATGTTGAATGTAAAATATAGCTTCTCTTCGGATATGAATGATTAGAAGAGGAAAATTGAAAGTGAACAATCTCCCTTTCAGCATGCCTTCAAGTATGGTTGTCTTAAATTGAACTAAAGCCGTGGTCAAATCAATAACCTTTTGAT includes:
- a CDS encoding manganese catalase family protein, producing the protein MSEINYERHKKGRYSDPSPYPEVKVLGPNLNYAEILMDDYAGVVSEFTAISQYLYHYFSFKQIDKELGELLENVAITEMLHMEILADTIKKLGGNPVIRGSNSALHDNFWSGKYIYYGTNLCKQLKADIDAEYKAIAAYQKHIYYIGDFHVQAILQRIILDEKVHISLFSQALQKFCGCQYPSLK
- a CDS encoding EFR1 family ferrodoxin (N-terminal region resembles flavodoxins. C-terminal ferrodoxin region binds two 4Fe-4S clusters.): MKVFYFTATGNCLEVAKRFGGELYSIPKVLKSNQFHFEDEKIGLVFPCYGFAAPNIVREFIEKITLKCPYIFVIMTYGNKLAGGVNWFVRFAKENNIHIQYADGLLMVDNYLPIFNIDKQKMKKKNIEENLSRLLNDVNQVKQFIRSETFSDSMWTKAIQYFYRINPNFNTDKDFSIGDDCNHCGTCVKVCPRDNMKLDEFKPIYGGNCEFCLACINLCPQKAIRLKKESNPNARFMNENVTLKEIIAANN
- a CDS encoding DUF2935 domain-containing protein encodes the protein MLQSGDFVRKSLELHLFFGRIMKEHSIFLEAGFVGKDAAFAQQADVFKCHFTEVLRETTILANGVVGVETLKSGEFVTDKTLRAEQTTQELSGIAIDSVITTEENILAPSIGRSPSHLEAKVSILNQKVIDLTTALVQFKTTILEGMLKGRLFTFNFPLLIIHIRREAIFYIQHLERLQRREAIDFVQEAIEEEKFWNRQMAEHAEFISHLLDPTESDLIFKANNFAGQFDRLEHIAQGGGQGVVTLSQLTGETIAATRALRDFKAAGTEGLLTCKIKSIIIPLLADHVLREANHYLRILNRSKQDLHI
- a CDS encoding Lsa family ABC-F type ribosomal protection protein; the encoded protein is MSLINVTNLTFAYDGSYDNLFENVSFQIDTDWKLGFTGRNGRGKTTFLNLLLGKYEYRGNISANVSFEYFPFYVDNKENNTLDVISDIFPDFLHWKLMRELSLLEVSEDILYRPFDSLSHGEQTKVLLATLFLKENCFLLIDEPTNHLDMNARKLVSDYLKTKNGFILVSHDRAFLDNCIDHILSINKTNIDIQKGDFSSWWENKKRQDNFELAENEKLKKDIGRLSDSAKRTSNWSHEVEKTKYGTRNSGSKLDKGYVGHKAAKMMKSSKSIENRKQSAIDEKTKLLKNIEDCDSLKISPLTYHKNLLAELENVSIFLDEKIVCKDVGFTIERGNRIALKGKNGSGKSTIIKLICDENINYAGTFRKGSQLKISHVSQDTSHLQGNLTDYATNNEIDESLFKSTLRKLGFSRVQFEKDMSTFSGGQKKKVLIAKSLCEQAHLFIWDEPLNYIDVISRIQIEELLLEYQPTILFVEHDNTFNRNIATKFINI
- a CDS encoding aldo/keto reductase; amino-acid sequence: MEYAQYGKTGMKVSKFGLGCMRFPSDEKEAIEMVRYAIDNGVNYLDTAFIYKDSEIITGKALKDGYRNKTYLATKSPIWNINKHEDFEKYLDEELVRLGTDYIDVYLLHNMNHGNWEKVKKFDGLTFLDKMVKKGKIAHKAFSIHNTLKAFKEIVDTYDWEMAQIQLNILDEKQQVGVEGLKYAADKGLAAVIMEPLRGGYILNTVPHEAQDLINRYPEKRSLVEWCFRWLYNMPEVSVILSGTSTLQQLKDNLEIFELAAPNVMSKEDLNLIKMIREAYEAKKSIGCTGCRYCMPCPQGVTIPEIFKLYNSQQLMKSHVIDTVVYLSNLVPSGSGADQCVSCGICTGNCPQTLEIPELLKKVHAEFMNSSYATQR
- a CDS encoding metalloregulator ArsR/SmtB family transcription factor codes for the protein MDTKKAAKIFKALSNPNRLELYFKIAEMHESSFQTDCECFVTDIISSLNIGAPTISHHIKELVNADLISTEKKGKFLICRVNEELIEEVSKLLSLHHK